The Dehalobacter sp. DCM sequence CTTCGATCAGGCGGACGGGCATGATCCCCATCAGGGCGTTTGTCAGAAATACCGCTCGAACCTGATAAATATCCTGCGGAGATATCTGATCTTCGATGAAGGGAATATGACGTACCATCGCCGCTTCTTTAATGAGCTGCCGCCGTGTACCAGCCAGACAGCCGCTTGCCAGAGTTGGTGTATATACGCCTCTGTCGCCGATAAAAAAGATATTACTGCGGGTTCCCTCCATAATATGGCCTTGACTGTTAAGCCAAATCCCTTCAAATGCCCCATTCTCCTGAACCTTTCTTAGTGCCGTTTCCGTGTCCAGGTAATCTCGTGACTTAATATCATTAAGTAATACCGGATCGGATCTTCTTTCAGAAATGTACACGACGTTGACACCCAGAGCGTAGTGTTCTTCGGTATACGGAATAGGCCGGGTACGCATGCTCCATATTACCGAATTTTTATTAACAACCCTGGCTTCAACCCGTAACGCAAAAGGTACTTCCTCCGGAACATCGGTTTCCTGAAGATATTTTTTTATTGTAGTGAGCCAGGCGGGGAAAGGAGGCATTTCTATGCCCAGAATATCTCCGCCCTTTTTCATTCGGATCCAGTGCAGATGCGGAACTTCTATCCCATTTTCACTTACCTTCATTGTCTCAAATACTCCGACACCCGCTGCTTGCTCTGTCACCGTATTTGGCTGCTGTTTATCTTTATTCAGTATGTCTGTTTTGCTTTCTTCGGTCAGTTCCGTCTCACGTGTATCATTAATGGTATCTAACATTTATCTTACTTCTTCCTCATCAAGCTTTACTCCCAAGACCTCCAACAACCGACCTGCTTTATGGATGGTCTCTTCATATTCCTTCACCGGCTTGGAATCCGCAACGATACCCCCGCCTGCGTGAATGGCTGCTGTCTGATCCTTAAGCAGCACTGTTCGAATTACGATATTCAGGTCCCACGCCCCATCAAATCCGATATAGCCGATGCTGCCGGTATAGACTCCGCGATGATAGGGTTCAAGTTCAGCAATGATCTCCATCGCGCGAATTTTTGGCGCGCCGGTAATCGATCCACCGGGGAATATTGCTTTTAACAGCTCTCCCGGCGTAAGCCTTTTTTTCAGTTTACCTTCTACTGTGGCGACTAAGTGCCAGACGGTAGGGTACTTCTCCAAAGCAAACAGCTCCGTTGTGATCACGGATCCAAACTCACAGATTCTTCCCAGGTCATTGCGTTCCAAGTCGATGATCATGGTTAGTTCTGCCCTGTCTTTATCACTATTGAAAAGTTTTGCCGCTAATCTTTCATCTTCTTCCGGTGTTTTGCCCCTCGGACGAGTTCCTTTGATCGGGCGCGTTTCGATGCGGCCATCCGGCGTTACCTGAATAAAACGTTCCGGTGAACAGGATAGGATCTGAAAATCCTTATACGGAAGAAATGCCGCAAAGGGCGCCGAATTATGATGATGGAGCAGCGTATACAGTTCCCAGGGATCACCCGCATACGGGACGTTAAATTGCTGCGTCAGATTGGCTTGATAAATATCCCCTGCATAGATGTAATCGATGACACCCTGGAGATCCTCATAATACTGCTCTCGGGTCACCGCTTTCTTCACGCCAGAAAAAGAAATTGTAGGAATTAAATCATTTGAGGCAGTTTCTGCTGAAGTAACTTCATGTACGGTTTTTTCAAACAAACCTTTCTCTTTGGATACACGCGTTTGGGGAATTTCCTCCCTTGCGATTCCATCGACATAGGCTCTGAGTTTTTCCTCCAGCTGATCCAGTCTTTTCTGGGCCAATGTCGGATCACATTCGCCGTCTGCATCAATACCGCAGGCAGTGAGATAATACCGGCCGGCGGCATGATCGAAGACAACGATGCCGTCATACCAGGCCAAACGCCATAGCGGTATCCCCGGGTCCTCTCGCTCGATTTTAGGAAGATTTTCAATCTCATCTTTTAAATCATAGCTAAAATAACCAACAGCACCGCCCGCAAAAGGAAATGGCGCAGGTGCCGCCAATTTGTATTTTAAAATGTAATCATCCAGTATGGAAAAGCAATCTTTTCCGGCAGGATAGGTCACGGTTGCTTCCATATTTCCGTCTATCGTCCGTTGATAGAAATCACCGTATGCACTGATTTTTAAAAATGGCGCTGCCCCAAAGAAAGAGTATTTCCCCAGCTCCATATACCCTTCGCCGCTGTCCAGAAAAAACGTATCCCGATCAGTTCTGAACGCCTGCAGAAGGTTAATCGGCGCTAGGCCTGTCTTACCAAAGACTGAATCGATACACTCAAAACTCCGAACTTTCCAGATATCTTCAGCCGATGCCTGTACGGTTCTCGGTATATCTTCAGTACTTTCTCCGAATCTTGCGACGGTATCGTTTCCGGAAAAATTTACAGACTGCATTTGGGAGCTGCTGTGATTTTCCTTATGCCTGCCCGCATATTCGGGACGGTTTACGCTCAGCCATTGACGGGCTGCATCAACTGCATTTTTCAGGAGCTGTAAGCCCCCTTCTGTCAGTATAGCCTCCGGATGAAACTGGACCCCTTCGATGGGCAGCTGTTTATGCCGAATACCCATCACCTGTCCGTCGCTGGTTTCAGCCGTAATCATCATGTCCGAGGGTATGCTGCTTTTCCTCAATGCAAGGGAATGGTATCGCGTCACCTTTAACGGATTAGGCAAACCCTGAAAAACCCCCTGACCATCATGGTCAATAGCGGATATCTTTCCATGAAGCGGTGTCTTGGCACGAACAACTTCCGCTCCAAAAACCTGGCCGATAGCCTGATGCCCCAAACAAATTCCCAAAATCGGAAGTTTTCCTTGAAAATAAGCGATCACTTCCAGAGACAGCGCTGCTTCATTCGGTGAGCAGGGTCCGGGCGAAATAACAATCAGCTCAGGCTGAAGTGCTTCGATCTGGTCAAGACTGCAGGCATCCGGACGCCGAACAATCACATCCTCCCCCAGTTCGCCAAAGTATTGATACAGATTATAGGTGAAGGAATCATAATTATCTAAAATAAATATCATAGCAAAATCTTACTGCTCTCCTTAGGGCATACAGCCAAAAATTCATTCCAATGACTATTTGCATAAAATTTTAATATATTTTCGTAGTAACATTAAACTATTATACAAAAATAACGCTGTTAGTAAAGATAATATAACATAGAATATGGTCGTATACAAAAGTATTTATAATAAGCAAGTGACGTACAGACCTACCCCATGAAATGTCTTTTCACTTAAAGAGCGTTATACTAGAGCCCAGAGTTTTTTTGCGGCTGCTTTATCATACGACCGTTTTGAAGAAGCTTTACTCTCTTATTTTTATACAGATATCCGATATACAGGACAATAAGCACGATGATAAACAAGGAAGAAAACAGGTACATGTTGAAGAAGCCATAATGGGAGGAAAAGATGCCGAGCATCGGCGCCCCGACAGCATACCCCAAATCCATTGACGATAGAAACGTTCCGTTTGCGCTTCCTTTACGAGACGGGTCCGGCGTTGAGACTGCCCAGGCCTGAAGCGAAGGATGAATGGCCCCATATCCAAATCCATAGAGAATCGAGGACACAACCAATGGCAGCGTCGTTCTGGCAAAAGCGAGATTGATGAACGCTGCGATCATACAGGCAGCACCCACCAAAATAATTTCTCTATGGCCTCTCTTATCATAGATCTTGCCCAGAAATGGGCGGGTAATCATACTGATCAGACTGAACCCGATAAAATAAATCCAGATATGCTCGTAATGAATCACCCGTGCATACAAGGCCATCATCGATACCATGCCGGCGGCTGGCAAAATCATCAAGAATTCGAGAAAGGATGGAAAAACGGCACTTCGTTCAATGATATGCGCTAATTTCAGCGTCCGATCATCGGAGCGTTGGGTTAAAGTTATTGCCGCCATAGGAAGTATAATCATCCCGCTGGCTGTCACCAGCGAAACCGACGTCATGATGACGGCTGAAAAGCCGTATATTTCCATCAATACCAGTGCAACAATCGGGCTGAAGGCGATAGAAATAATGGTTGTCAGCGAAAAATAGCCCATTCCGCGTCCAATATAGTTTTTTGGGATAATTTTGGACACAGCCGTTGTAATTGCTGCTGATGCCAGTCCCCAACCAATACCCTGCAGCATACGAAAGAGGATGATCCCCTTAGGAGGTAAAAACATAAAAAGGAATGTTGTCACAAACATCACCAAAAGTCCGGTAACGGCGATCGGTTTTTCTCCTAAAACATCACTGATGTTCCCCCCGAACATCCTAAAGATCAGTGACGTTACAGAAAAACACCCAATGGTCAGGCTAGCTTCCAAGCTGCTGCCACCAATTAACGTGGTATGGAGTTGAATAACGGGCGACAATAGATAGAATCCAAAATACAAAAATAAATTGGCCAGTAATAAGAGTATGTAACCTTTGGTCCATAATCTGTTTGATTCCGTCATTATCTGATATGCCTCCAATAGTTGCTCTCAGATCTATTATACTACAGCTGATCAGACCGCTCGTAAATAATTGCACGATGTTTACAACAAATATTGAATATATACATAATTTTACTTTTAATTGACATTCCGCTGCTCTCGTCCAATAATTAAATTGTACTACTGTCAAACGCTGTGAATTTCTGCAAGTAAATCGGACAGAAGGAGAAGCACCATGGATTGTGTTCAATTAGGGAAATGCCCGTTTTATAATGACAAAATACCAATGGACAATGGGATCGGAGCAGTATTCAAAAAGAAATATTGCAAGGGGAATCAAGGCCTTTGTGCGAGATATCAGGTATTGACTGCCGTCGGTCAGTCTTATGTTCCGGATAGCTTTTACCCTAATATGGTGGATATAGCCAAGAAAATCATTGAGGACGTTCGATCATAACTACTTTCTTTGCCAGGAGGAGTCCATGGATGTTTTTATTGCCAGACAGCCTAGGAATCGATACCAGCATGTGTATGTGGTCTGGACATGCATTTGCTTCGATTATTTCTACCTTCTTAAATTCACATAGCTTCCTGATGATCTTTCCTATGTCCGCTTTGATTTTCCCATAAATCAACTGTCGTCTGTACTTTGGTGCGAACACGATATGATATTTACAATTCCACTGCGTGTGTGATAAACTTTCCGTATCCATATGGATTACTACCTCCTATTTTTGTGCGGCTGCCAAACCTGCACTAACATATCAAAATTGGAGGTAGTCTTTCAACGCATAACTAAAGCTTTTTGGAACCACCTGCATAGCAGGTGGTTTTCGTTAGACAAAAACGGAGGTGCAGTATGATGTAACTGCACCTCCGCGTTATTTTTAGGATTAGCTTAGAACATGAACAGCGCCTGACCTGCCATATTGGCCAGGATCGACAACGGCTCGGCGTAAACACCAAGGACCACAGTCAGAATCAGGACCAACAGGAGGGCCACATTCGTTCCAAAGGGAACCTTGATTGGTGTATGGCACACAGGGTCATGCATATACATGGCCTTGACAACCAACAAATAGTAGTATGCAGAAACCATGCTCATGACCAGACCGATGATGACCAGCCAGAGAAACCCTTGGGTGACGATGGAAGAGAACAGATAGAATTTGCCCACAAAACCGGCAAGCGGCGGAATTCCTGCCATTGACAGCAGGCATATGGTGAGTACCGCGGCCATGAACGGCGAGCGTTGGGCTAAGCCGGCATAATCTTTAATTTCATCGCTATCCGTATTCTGAGAGAACGTGATAACGACAGCAAACGCACCTATGGTCGCAAACACATAGACCATGGAATAGAACGCAACCGCTTTAACACCGGCAGAACTGACCGCAATGATCCCGGTAATGATATACCCGGCTTGGGCGATACTGGAGTACGCCAGCATGCGTTTGATATTTTTCTGCGGTATCGCAGCGATGTTCCCGATGACCATGGTGACCGCTGCCAAGATAGCTAAGATAAATGTCCACTGCGCACTGTAGGCAGGTAGTGCTTCAATCAGAATACGCGCGACCACTGCGAAGGAAGCCGCCTTGGAACCGGTAGCCAGAAAAGCAGTGACCGGTGTCGGCGCACCTTCATAGACATCCGGCGCCCACATGTGAAATGGTACCAGGGAGATTTTAAAGCTGAGTCCGGATAAGAGGAAGATGATCCCCACAAGAATCGCCGGCGATAAACCATCCATCAGCATAATGTTTGCCGCAATGTCCCGGATGACAAAGGTTCCGGTCATGCCAAATACCAAGCTGATACCATAGAGCAGGATACCCGAAGAAACGGCTCCGAGCACCAGGTATTTGATTCCGGCTTCGGATGATTTCAGATCGGTTTTATATCCGGCCAGAATATAGAAGGAAATCGTCATGGTTTCCAGAGCGACATACAACGTCAGAAGATCACCGGCCGAAGCCATGACCATCATACCCAGAGCTGCGAAAAGGGTGATGATATAAAATTCATAGTTGCCGCACATTTTCCGGACATAGACAGTGGAAGTCAGGATAACCAGAATAGCGGCGATGAGGAACAGCTGTTTAAAGAATACCGCAAAGTCGTCGACAATAAACATGCCTTCGAGCAAGCTCGCGTTTATTCCGTAGGAGAAGAAGCTGTAAACCAGGATGCCGATCAGTCCCAGAGCGATAACATAACCAAGGACATGACGTTTGTCTTTTGCTATGAATAAACCAAGCGCCAAAACGATTAGCCCCAGGAGAGCGGTAGCAATTTCAATGGTAAATAAGGAGTAATCAATATTCATGACAGTATTCATTACAGGTTACCTCCTATCATGGAGCTAGCCTCGGCCAGTCTGTCCGCAATCGGTTGGATCCCCGAGTTGACCATATCCATCAATAACGATGGGAACAAACCAAAGAGGACCGCAGCGGCAACCAGGACGACCACAGGGATCATATAAGTCCCTTTAATATCCGACTTTCCGTCCCATACAGCCTTACGGGGTCCAAACAAGACATTGGCTGCCATGCGAAGAACGTAGACGGCACCGAGGATAATTCCCGTCAGCGCAAGGATCGCAGGAATCAGAATGGTGGGGTTGTTAAAGGCACCGATAAATACAGTAAATTCAGGAATAAAGGTGATCAAACCCGGAAGTCCGGCTGATGCCATGGTAGCCACCAGGAAGATACCGGCCAGGCGGGGCATCTGATGCGCAATACCGCCAAGATCCGGAATGTAGCGAGTCTTGGTCTCCCCGTAGATGTATCCGACGATGGAGAAGAAGAGGGCCGCCATGACACCATGCGCAAACATATTGGCAACCGCGCCGTTTAGACCGATCACGTTCAACGAGGCGATACCGATCAGCACAAAGCCCATATGGCTGACGCTGGAGTATCCGACAACATATTTCATATCTTTCTGCGCCAAGCTGATAAATGCGGCATAAAGTACGTTGCATACCGCAAGTACAGCGATCACCGGCGCCCAGAACTTAGCTCCCATCGGGAAAAGAAAGATACCGATCCGGACAAGACCGTAACCGCCGATTTTTTTCAGGACACCGGCATGGATCATAGAAACTGCAGTCGGCGCGCCGGCATAGCCGTCCGGCGACCAGGAGTGAAACGGAAACATCGATATCAACGATGTGAAACCAATGGCCATGAGACCAAACAAAGCAATTTGCAAATTGGGCGGGAAATTCAGCGTCGCCAGCTTCTCGATATCGAAGGTGTACGCGCCGAGCATATTGCCGGCCAGCATATACATCCAAATAAGTCCCGCAAGCAGGAATGCACTTCCGATCAGAAGATAGATCGTCAGTTTCATACCGGCATATTCTTTGGTGACGTTCTTGTCCTTACTGCCGCTTCCCCAAATAATCACCATGATGTAAATGGGGATGACCACGACTTCATAGAACAAGAAGAAAATAAACAAGTCTCTGGCAACAAAGGTTCCCATTACACCGGCGATCAGAATAAGCAGCAGAATATAGAATTCCTTTGCTCTCTTTTCCTCGCTCCAGGAACGGGAGAACACTGCCGAAAAACCAATCATATTGGTTAAAAGCATGAGCGGCAGGCTCAAACCGTCGACTCCGAGTGAGTAGACGACACCGAGATCGGTAATAAAAGGAATGTCTTCCTTGAAGGCAAACCCGCCAACAGCTAAGTTTTGCGTGTAGTAAACATAATACACGAAGACGGACAAAGCCAGGGAGATAAATGTCGTAATACCGGCAATGGCTTTGATTGTGCCCGACTTTTCCTTCGGGATAAAGACGCTGATCAGCGCACCAATGATCGGTGCCAGTAAAATCGTTGTCAAGATTGGAAAGTTCATTACTTGACACCTCCCAACAGTCCAATATTGAGTTGACTGAAATCAGTCGTTGTTAAGATCATGATCAAGACGATGACACCGACAAAGAAAACCATCGCATAGTGCTGCAGGTTTCCTGTGTTCAGGCGGCGGGCGGCGTCACCGGCACCCCGGGTCAGGCTAGCCAAACCATCAACAATGCCATCGACAATATACATATCAATCCACCAAAGAATTCGACCGAAGGCATCGATGATATGGCGGATGACCCACAGGTAGAATTCATCGATAAAATATTTGTTGTAGGAAAGCTTATAAAGGAACGGGATCTTTTTAGCCACAGTTTCAGCTGAAAATGCCTTTTTATGATAAAACATATAGGCTGTCCCCATACCGATCAGCGCCAGTACCGTCGAAAGAATGATCAGGAACCAATTCGCTTCGACCTCATGGAAGTGGCCCAGACGGACAAAATATCCGAACGCCTGCCCTTCGCCAAGTCCCGGCCAGCCAACCCAGCCGCCGATAAACGAAAGCACGGCAAGGATCAGAAGCGGGATGGTCATGGTCTTGGGCGCTTCATGGGGATGGGCGTCATGACTTCTCAGTTCGCCATGGAAGCAGATAAAGAACATCCTGAACATGTAGAAGGCGGTAAGCAGTGCCGTGAGGGCGGCGAAGATAAACAAGACGGCATAGACCGCTTGATAAGGTCCATGCGCATGTCCGGAAAAGCTGGATGCCGCATACGTTACCTCTAAGATCAGGTCCTTACTGAAGAACCCGGCAAATGGGAAAATCCCGGAAATCGCCAGGCAGCCAACGAGTGTTGTCCAATAAGTCACCGGCATGTACTTCTTCAAGCCGCCGTATTTGGCAATGTTGGCTTCATTGTGCATGGCATGCAAGACACAGCCGGCACACAGGAAGAGGAGCGCTTTAAAGAAGGCATGGGTAAACAGATGGAACATACTTGCGGTAAGACTTCCCGCTCCCAAAGCCAGCATCATATAACCCAGCTGGGAAACGGTGGAGTAAGCCAATATTTTCTTCATTTCGATCTGGGTCAGGGCGATGGACGCTGCAAAGATCGCGGTGAATCCACCGATAATCGCCACGAAGACCATTGCGGACGGCAGTGTGATAAACAACGTCAGCACGCGGCCTACCAGATAGACCCCGGCGACAACCATCGTCGCGGCATGGATCAATGCACTGACTGGCGTCGGACCTTCCATGGCATCCGGAAGCCACACATGGAACGGAAATTGGCCCGACTTCGCCATAGGACCCAGGAACAAAACGATCGCAATCGCGGTCAGTGCGCCGGCAGAAAGCGTGGTATACTGAGCAAAATTTGGAATCATTTCTGCGAGTTTGACGAGATCAACGGTTCCAAAATTAACTTGGAGCAGGATGATCCCCAGCAGTAAGCCAAAGTCCCCTACCCGGCAGGTAATAAAAGCCTTCTTCGCAGCCTGTCGGGCAGAATCTCTTTCATACCAGAAGCCGATCAAGAGATAGGAACACAAACCCACGA is a genomic window containing:
- the pabB gene encoding aminodeoxychorismate synthase component I — protein: MIFILDNYDSFTYNLYQYFGELGEDVIVRRPDACSLDQIEALQPELIVISPGPCSPNEAALSLEVIAYFQGKLPILGICLGHQAIGQVFGAEVVRAKTPLHGKISAIDHDGQGVFQGLPNPLKVTRYHSLALRKSSIPSDMMITAETSDGQVMGIRHKQLPIEGVQFHPEAILTEGGLQLLKNAVDAARQWLSVNRPEYAGRHKENHSSSQMQSVNFSGNDTVARFGESTEDIPRTVQASAEDIWKVRSFECIDSVFGKTGLAPINLLQAFRTDRDTFFLDSGEGYMELGKYSFFGAAPFLKISAYGDFYQRTIDGNMEATVTYPAGKDCFSILDDYILKYKLAAPAPFPFAGGAVGYFSYDLKDEIENLPKIEREDPGIPLWRLAWYDGIVVFDHAAGRYYLTACGIDADGECDPTLAQKRLDQLEEKLRAYVDGIAREEIPQTRVSKEKGLFEKTVHEVTSAETASNDLIPTISFSGVKKAVTREQYYEDLQGVIDYIYAGDIYQANLTQQFNVPYAGDPWELYTLLHHHNSAPFAAFLPYKDFQILSCSPERFIQVTPDGRIETRPIKGTRPRGKTPEEDERLAAKLFNSDKDRAELTMIIDLERNDLGRICEFGSVITTELFALEKYPTVWHLVATVEGKLKKRLTPGELLKAIFPGGSITGAPKIRAMEIIAELEPYHRGVYTGSIGYIGFDGAWDLNIVIRTVLLKDQTAAIHAGGGIVADSKPVKEYEETIHKAGRLLEVLGVKLDEEEVR
- a CDS encoding complex I subunit 4 family protein gives rise to the protein MNFPILTTILLAPIIGALISVFIPKEKSGTIKAIAGITTFISLALSVFVYYVYYTQNLAVGGFAFKEDIPFITDLGVVYSLGVDGLSLPLMLLTNMIGFSAVFSRSWSEEKRAKEFYILLLILIAGVMGTFVARDLFIFFLFYEVVVIPIYIMVIIWGSGSKDKNVTKEYAGMKLTIYLLIGSAFLLAGLIWMYMLAGNMLGAYTFDIEKLATLNFPPNLQIALFGLMAIGFTSLISMFPFHSWSPDGYAGAPTAVSMIHAGVLKKIGGYGLVRIGIFLFPMGAKFWAPVIAVLAVCNVLYAAFISLAQKDMKYVVGYSSVSHMGFVLIGIASLNVIGLNGAVANMFAHGVMAALFFSIVGYIYGETKTRYIPDLGGIAHQMPRLAGIFLVATMASAGLPGLITFIPEFTVFIGAFNNPTILIPAILALTGIILGAVYVLRMAANVLFGPRKAVWDGKSDIKGTYMIPVVVLVAAAVLFGLFPSLLMDMVNSGIQPIADRLAEASSMIGGNL
- a CDS encoding NADH-quinone oxidoreductase subunit N gives rise to the protein MNIDYSLFTIEIATALLGLIVLALGLFIAKDKRHVLGYVIALGLIGILVYSFFSYGINASLLEGMFIVDDFAVFFKQLFLIAAILVILTSTVYVRKMCGNYEFYIITLFAALGMMVMASAGDLLTLYVALETMTISFYILAGYKTDLKSSEAGIKYLVLGAVSSGILLYGISLVFGMTGTFVIRDIAANIMLMDGLSPAILVGIIFLLSGLSFKISLVPFHMWAPDVYEGAPTPVTAFLATGSKAASFAVVARILIEALPAYSAQWTFILAILAAVTMVIGNIAAIPQKNIKRMLAYSSIAQAGYIITGIIAVSSAGVKAVAFYSMVYVFATIGAFAVVITFSQNTDSDEIKDYAGLAQRSPFMAAVLTICLLSMAGIPPLAGFVGKFYLFSSIVTQGFLWLVIIGLVMSMVSAYYYLLVVKAMYMHDPVCHTPIKVPFGTNVALLLVLILTVVLGVYAEPLSILANMAGQALFMF
- the nuoL gene encoding NADH-quinone oxidoreductase subunit L yields the protein MIDFALNNAWLIPLLPALAFALIVFVTKRSQKVSAFVSLFGILASFVLSVAIAVGVLQQGETWIENPLRVVVTWFSMHGLSIDVGTQIDPTSAMMLLVVTLVTSLVQIYSLGYMHGDPGFARFYSYLSLFAASMLGLVISPNLLQMFVFWELVGLCSYLLIGFWYERDSARQAAKKAFITCRVGDFGLLLGIILLQVNFGTVDLVKLAEMIPNFAQYTTLSAGALTAIAIVLFLGPMAKSGQFPFHVWLPDAMEGPTPVSALIHAATMVVAGVYLVGRVLTLFITLPSAMVFVAIIGGFTAIFAASIALTQIEMKKILAYSTVSQLGYMMLALGAGSLTASMFHLFTHAFFKALLFLCAGCVLHAMHNEANIAKYGGLKKYMPVTYWTTLVGCLAISGIFPFAGFFSKDLILEVTYAASSFSGHAHGPYQAVYAVLFIFAALTALLTAFYMFRMFFICFHGELRSHDAHPHEAPKTMTIPLLILAVLSFIGGWVGWPGLGEGQAFGYFVRLGHFHEVEANWFLIILSTVLALIGMGTAYMFYHKKAFSAETVAKKIPFLYKLSYNKYFIDEFYLWVIRHIIDAFGRILWWIDMYIVDGIVDGLASLTRGAGDAARRLNTGNLQHYAMVFFVGVIVLIMILTTTDFSQLNIGLLGGVK
- a CDS encoding aminotransferase class IV encodes the protein MLDTINDTRETELTEESKTDILNKDKQQPNTVTEQAAGVGVFETMKVSENGIEVPHLHWIRMKKGGDILGIEMPPFPAWLTTIKKYLQETDVPEEVPFALRVEARVVNKNSVIWSMRTRPIPYTEEHYALGVNVVYISERRSDPVLLNDIKSRDYLDTETALRKVQENGAFEGIWLNSQGHIMEGTRSNIFFIGDRGVYTPTLASGCLAGTRRQLIKEAAMVRHIPFIEDQISPQDIYQVRAVFLTNALMGIMPVRLIEDIPFGVDNEIVSQLKEYISKRIGSVNSVD
- a CDS encoding MFS transporter, translated to MTESNRLWTKGYILLLLANLFLYFGFYLLSPVIQLHTTLIGGSSLEASLTIGCFSVTSLIFRMFGGNISDVLGEKPIAVTGLLVMFVTTFLFMFLPPKGIILFRMLQGIGWGLASAAITTAVSKIIPKNYIGRGMGYFSLTTIISIAFSPIVALVLMEIYGFSAVIMTSVSLVTASGMIILPMAAITLTQRSDDRTLKLAHIIERSAVFPSFLEFLMILPAAGMVSMMALYARVIHYEHIWIYFIGFSLISMITRPFLGKIYDKRGHREIILVGAACMIAAFINLAFARTTLPLVVSSILYGFGYGAIHPSLQAWAVSTPDPSRKGSANGTFLSSMDLGYAVGAPMLGIFSSHYGFFNMYLFSSLFIIVLIVLYIGYLYKNKRVKLLQNGRMIKQPQKNSGL